One Candidatus Profftella armatura genomic region harbors:
- the tsf gene encoding translation elongation factor Ts, with amino-acid sequence MIKISAKTVGELRSKTLAPIMECKKALIEANGKLSKAEEILRIKLGKKILNISNRNAKDGVIAIYISEKVGSLVEINCETDFVAKNNEFIKFSKKIAKLITENTPINLDQLNNLKIKNNLLTVDEKCKELISRIGENIKIRRFKLFKTNNNLISYLHDNKIGVIVEYNGDNESAVKDVAMHIAAMKPIALSSDQIPKKIIEKEYSLAVLKAQQLGKSINLNTKIIDNFMQKFFKEVSLLNQIFIKNNKQTIEKMLKLNKITIKSFSIFVLGEDL; translated from the coding sequence ATGATAAAAATTTCAGCCAAAACGGTTGGAGAATTGCGTTCAAAAACATTAGCTCCTATTATGGAATGTAAAAAAGCATTAATAGAAGCTAATGGTAAATTATCTAAAGCTGAAGAAATATTACGTATTAAATTAGGTAAAAAAATATTAAATATATCAAATAGAAACGCTAAAGATGGAGTAATAGCAATCTATATTTCTGAAAAAGTGGGTTCTTTAGTTGAGATAAATTGTGAGACTGATTTTGTTGCAAAAAATAATGAATTTATTAAATTTTCTAAAAAAATTGCTAAATTAATTACAGAAAATACACCAATTAATTTAGATCAACTTAATAACTTAAAAATAAAAAATAATTTATTAACTGTTGATGAAAAATGTAAAGAATTAATTAGTCGTATTGGTGAAAATATAAAAATACGTCGTTTTAAATTATTTAAAACAAATAATAATTTAATTTCTTATTTACACGACAATAAAATTGGAGTTATTGTCGAATATAATGGAGATAATGAATCAGCAGTAAAAGACGTTGCAATGCATATTGCCGCCATGAAACCAATTGCATTATCTTCGGACCAAATACCTAAAAAAATAATTGAAAAAGAATATTCTCTTGCGGTATTAAAAGCACAACAATTAGGTAAATCTATAAATTTAAATACAAAAATTATTGATAATTTTATGCAAAAATTTTTTAAAGAAGTATCATTATTAAATCAAATTTTCATTAAAAATAATAAACAAACTATTGAAAAAATGTTAAAATTAAATAAAATTACTATAAAATCCTTTTCAATATTTGTTCTTGGTGAAGATTTATAA
- the pyrH gene encoding UMP kinase encodes MIKPIYKRVLLKLSGEALMKGDAYNINSSIIKNIISEISEIVSCGIELAIVIGGGNICRGISNKIQNIDRSTADYMGMLATIINSLALFDILNKSGIISHVMSAISIEKFLESYIPLNAIKYLEEGKVVIFAGGTGNPFFTTDTTAALRAAEIKAEIILKATKVDGIYNFDPNKCLSAIIYKKITFDEVISKKLEIMDSTAFSFCRDQKLPIRVFSIIKSGALKRVIEGKNEGTLVYV; translated from the coding sequence ATGATAAAACCTATTTATAAACGTGTTCTTCTTAAATTATCAGGCGAAGCATTAATGAAGGGGGATGCTTATAATATTAATTCTTCTATCATTAAAAATATAATTTCTGAAATATCAGAAATTGTTTCTTGTGGAATAGAACTAGCTATTGTAATTGGTGGTGGTAATATTTGTAGAGGTATTTCAAATAAAATACAAAATATAGATCGCTCTACTGCTGATTATATGGGAATGTTGGCTACAATTATTAATTCTTTAGCATTATTTGATATATTAAATAAATCTGGAATTATATCCCATGTAATGTCTGCTATTAGTATTGAAAAATTTTTAGAATCATATATTCCTTTAAATGCAATTAAATATTTAGAAGAAGGAAAGGTTGTGATTTTTGCTGGAGGAACAGGAAATCCATTTTTTACAACAGATACTACTGCAGCGTTAAGAGCAGCAGAAATTAAAGCAGAAATTATACTTAAAGCAACTAAAGTTGATGGAATTTATAATTTTGATCCAAATAAATGTTTATCTGCAATTATTTATAAAAAAATTACTTTTGACGAGGTAATTTCTAAAAAATTGGAAATTATGGATTCAACTGCATTTTCTTTTTGTCGTGATCAAAAATTACCTATTAGAGTTTTTTCAATTATTAAATCAGGAGCATTAAAACGAGTAATAGAAGGAAAAAATGAAGGTACTTTAGTTTATGTATAA
- the frr gene encoding ribosome recycling factor, whose amino-acid sequence MIISDIKKNTKQKMLNTIKILKENLKKVRTGRANIGMLDNIQVKYHEHLTKLLKIANITLFNSHTISIQPFEKEMSSIIKKAINEANLGLNPTIQGNIIYVSIPPLTKERREEIVKLIKNITEETKISIRKIRRDSNENLKKLLKNKILSVDNEYRAQYDIQKLTDKFILEINQLLINKEKEILTL is encoded by the coding sequence ATGATAATTAGTGATATAAAAAAAAATACAAAACAAAAAATGTTAAATACTATAAAAATTTTAAAAGAAAATTTAAAAAAAGTTCGAACTGGACGTGCTAACATAGGTATGTTAGATAATATTCAAGTAAAATATCATGAACATTTAACGAAATTATTAAAAATTGCAAATATTACTTTATTTAATTCACATACTATAAGTATACAACCTTTCGAAAAAGAAATGAGCTCTATTATAAAAAAAGCAATTAATGAAGCTAATTTAGGATTAAATCCAACAATTCAAGGTAATATAATTTATGTATCAATTCCTCCATTAACAAAAGAACGAAGAGAAGAAATTGTGAAATTAATAAAAAATATAACAGAAGAAACTAAAATTTCTATTAGAAAAATAAGAAGAGATTCTAACGAAAACTTAAAGAAATTACTTAAAAATAAAATTTTATCTGTAGATAATGAGTATAGAGCTCAATATGATATACAAAAACTAACTGATAAATTTATTTTAGAAATAAATCAACTATTAATTAATAAAGAAAAAGAAATATTAACATTGTGA
- the aspS gene encoding aspartate--tRNA ligase, whose translation MRTHYCGNITEKLLDQVISLCGWVHRKRNHGGIIFIDLRDYTGLVQIVFDPNDIKIYKIAKIIRNEFCLQIIGKVCSRPNKTNNTNLISGNIEILCRELKILNSSITLPFQIDEKNILEVTNLKYRVLYLRYKHMQKNLRLRYKVTMEVRKFLDSKKFIEIETPILSKSTPEGARDYLVPSRINPGEFFALPQSPQLFKQLLMVANFDRYYQITKCFRDEDLRSDRQPEFTQIDCETSFMNEEEIRNLFEEMIRVIFYKTLNIKLPNPFPVIEWSTAIKLYGSDKPDMCIKLIFTDLTNIMKDSDFKLFSKIANMKNGRIIGLKIPGGFSISRNEINYYTQFVKTYGAKGLTYIKIHKISKEFDGLKSPIIKYFNNLILEKIINKTEAQNGDIIFLGGDEKNIVNNFMSALRIKIGYSDFGKRNNILNNKWHPLWVINFPMFKYDKINNNWIARHHPFTAPKDGYEDFIITNPEKIFSKAYDLIINGWEIGGGSIRIHDAEIQKKIFKVLNIDNKIVKTQFGFLLNSLKYGAPPHGGIAFGLDRLITIMTGSKSIRDVIAFPKTQSAQCLLTNAPSIVDEKQLNELNILYKKTKN comes from the coding sequence ATGAGAACACATTATTGCGGCAATATCACGGAAAAATTACTTGACCAGGTTATTAGTTTGTGTGGATGGGTACATCGTAAACGTAATCATGGTGGAATTATTTTTATAGATTTACGTGATTATACAGGATTAGTTCAGATAGTTTTCGATCCGAATGATATAAAAATATATAAAATTGCTAAAATCATTCGTAATGAATTTTGTTTACAAATTATTGGAAAAGTGTGTAGCAGACCTAATAAAACTAATAATACTAATTTAATATCTGGAAATATTGAAATATTATGCAGGGAATTAAAAATATTAAATTCCTCAATTACTCTTCCATTTCAAATAGACGAAAAAAATATATTAGAAGTTACTAATTTAAAATATCGTGTACTTTATTTGCGTTATAAACATATGCAAAAAAATTTACGATTACGATATAAGGTAACAATGGAAGTAAGAAAATTTTTAGATTCTAAGAAATTTATTGAGATTGAAACCCCTATATTAAGTAAATCAACGCCAGAAGGTGCGCGTGATTATTTAGTCCCGTCACGAATCAACCCAGGAGAATTTTTTGCTCTTCCACAATCCCCTCAATTATTTAAACAATTATTAATGGTTGCAAATTTTGATCGTTATTATCAAATTACAAAATGCTTTCGTGATGAAGATTTAAGATCTGATCGTCAACCTGAGTTTACGCAAATTGATTGTGAAACTTCATTTATGAACGAGGAAGAAATACGAAATCTTTTTGAAGAAATGATTCGTGTTATTTTTTATAAAACACTTAATATTAAATTACCAAATCCATTTCCAGTTATTGAATGGTCTACTGCTATAAAATTATATGGATCAGATAAACCAGATATGTGTATAAAATTAATTTTTACAGATTTAACAAATATAATGAAAGATTCTGATTTTAAACTTTTTTCTAAAATTGCTAACATGAAAAATGGCCGCATAATTGGTTTAAAAATACCCGGTGGATTTTCTATCTCACGTAATGAAATAAATTATTATACACAATTTGTAAAAACTTATGGCGCAAAAGGACTAACATACATTAAAATTCATAAAATTTCTAAAGAATTTGATGGTTTAAAATCTCCAATTATTAAATATTTTAATAATTTAATTTTAGAAAAAATTATTAATAAAACAGAGGCACAAAATGGTGATATAATTTTTTTAGGGGGTGACGAAAAAAATATTGTTAATAATTTTATGAGTGCATTACGTATTAAAATAGGTTATAGTGATTTTGGAAAAAGAAATAATATATTAAATAATAAGTGGCATCCTTTATGGGTTATTAATTTTCCAATGTTTAAATATGATAAAATTAATAATAATTGGATAGCAAGACACCACCCTTTTACTGCCCCAAAGGATGGGTATGAAGATTTTATTATTACTAATCCAGAAAAGATTTTTTCTAAGGCTTATGATCTTATAATTAATGGTTGGGAAATAGGAGGAGGGTCAATTCGTATTCATGATGCAGAAATACAAAAAAAGATATTTAAAGTATTAAATATTGATAATAAAATTGTAAAAACTCAATTTGGATTTTTACTTAATTCATTAAAATATGGAGCACCCCCGCATGGAGGAATAGCATTTGGGTTGGATCGTTTAATTACAATAATGACAGGATCTAAGTCTATTCGTGATGTAATTGCTTTTCCAAAAACTCAAAGTGCACAATGTTTACTTACAAATGCACCATCTATTGTTGATGAAAAACAATTAAATGAATTAAATATTTTATATAAAAAAACAAAAAATTAA
- a CDS encoding glutathione S-transferase N-terminal domain-containing protein, whose amino-acid sequence MMVLYSGTTCPFSQRCRLVLFEKGMDFEIRDIDLFNKPDNIFRMNPYGQVPILVERDLILYESNIINEYIDERFPYPQLMSSDPLMRARARLMLLNFEKEIFIHLYMLENERNKTSIKGYKRAREEIRDRLITLAPLFLKNKYMLGDEFSMLDVVIAPLLWRLDYYGINLSKSASPLIKYAERIFSRPSYMESLTPAEKIMRK is encoded by the coding sequence ATGATGGTTTTATATTCAGGAACAACTTGTCCATTTTCTCAAAGATGTCGTTTAGTTTTATTTGAGAAAGGAATGGATTTCGAGATTCGTGATATTGATCTTTTCAATAAACCAGATAATATTTTTAGAATGAATCCATATGGTCAAGTACCTATATTAGTTGAACGTGATCTAATTTTATATGAGTCAAATATTATTAATGAATATATTGATGAACGCTTTCCTTATCCTCAATTAATGTCATCAGATCCATTAATGAGAGCTAGAGCTAGATTAATGTTATTAAATTTTGAAAAAGAAATATTTATTCATTTATATATGTTAGAAAATGAAAGAAATAAAACCTCCATAAAAGGATATAAAAGAGCACGAGAAGAAATTCGTGATCGTTTAATCACTTTAGCTCCATTGTTTTTAAAGAATAAATATATGTTAGGTGATGAATTTTCAATGTTAGATGTGGTAATAGCTCCCTTATTATGGCGTCTTGATTATTATGGTATAAATTTATCAAAATCCGCTTCTCCTTTAATAAAATATGCTGAAAGAATTTTTTCTCGTCCATCTTATATGGAGTCTCTAACTCCAGCAGAAAAAATTATGCGTAAATAA
- the ribA gene encoding GTP cyclohydrolase II: protein MLSNEETLKYVTTCNLPTPWAIFKLHAFVDITGKEYLAITLGVLSNFETILIRVHSECLTGDAMFSQRCDCGAQLEMALKKIALENKGALFYLRQEGRGIGLINKLRAYKLQDEGADTVEANQKLGFADDQRDYKNLKSMFIHFGINKVRLMTNNPNKVAALKEFGVTVVERISILVNRNPFNNHYLNTKAKKLGHFYNDT, encoded by the coding sequence ATGTTATCTAATGAAGAAACTCTGAAGTATGTCACTACTTGTAATTTACCAACACCTTGGGCTATTTTTAAATTACATGCATTTGTTGATATAACAGGAAAAGAATATTTGGCAATTACACTAGGCGTTTTAAGTAATTTTGAAACAATACTTATAAGAGTTCATTCGGAATGTTTAACTGGAGACGCTATGTTTAGTCAACGCTGTGATTGTGGCGCTCAATTAGAAATGGCATTAAAAAAAATTGCTTTAGAAAATAAAGGTGCATTATTTTATTTACGCCAAGAAGGAAGAGGTATTGGTTTAATTAATAAATTACGAGCTTATAAATTACAAGATGAGGGAGCTGATACAGTAGAAGCTAATCAAAAATTAGGATTTGCGGATGATCAGAGAGATTATAAAAATCTTAAGTCAATGTTTATTCATTTTGGTATAAATAAAGTTAGATTAATGACTAATAATCCTAATAAAGTAGCTGCTTTAAAAGAATTTGGTGTTACTGTAGTTGAGCGTATATCTATTTTAGTAAACAGAAATCCTTTTAATAATCATTACCTAAACACAAAAGCTAAAAAATTAGGACACTTTTATAATGATACATAA
- a CDS encoding CysB family HTH-type transcriptional regulator, translating into MNLHQFRFVREAVRQNFNLTEAAKALYTSQPGVSKAIIELEEELSIDIFIRHGKRIRGLTKPGQAILRSIEIIMQEIEGLKKIGKEFSAYDTGNLTIATTHTQARYALPKIIKEFTIQFPKVKLSLLQGNPKQITEMIRNDQADIAIVTEILSPSDKLISIPCYQWEYVIIVPLDHPLLLLNSISLKEISNYPLITYDLSFSGRIKLDREFSLQKLTPYIVLETINSDIIKTYVELRMGIGIIASIAFDSNRDKNLRSISASHLFGTTISRVIIKQGTYLRSYVYSFIKLLSPKLNRKFINKILNN; encoded by the coding sequence ATGAATCTTCATCAATTTCGTTTCGTTCGAGAGGCTGTTAGACAAAATTTTAATTTAACAGAGGCGGCTAAAGCTTTATATACTTCCCAGCCTGGTGTATCAAAAGCAATTATTGAACTTGAAGAAGAATTAAGTATCGATATTTTTATACGTCATGGAAAAAGAATTCGCGGACTGACAAAACCTGGTCAAGCTATATTACGTTCAATTGAAATAATTATGCAAGAAATAGAAGGTTTAAAAAAAATAGGTAAAGAATTTTCTGCGTATGATACTGGAAATTTAACTATTGCAACTACTCACACGCAAGCGCGTTATGCATTACCTAAAATTATAAAAGAATTTACTATTCAATTTCCAAAAGTTAAATTATCTTTATTACAGGGTAATCCTAAACAAATTACAGAAATGATACGAAATGATCAAGCTGATATTGCAATCGTTACTGAAATATTATCTCCTAGTGATAAATTAATTTCTATACCTTGTTATCAATGGGAATATGTTATTATAGTACCATTAGATCATCCTTTACTTTTATTAAATTCTATCTCTTTAAAAGAAATATCAAATTATCCATTAATAACATATGATTTATCATTTTCAGGTAGAATTAAACTTGATCGTGAATTTTCTCTTCAAAAACTTACTCCTTATATTGTTTTAGAAACAATAAATTCTGATATTATTAAAACATATGTCGAGTTGCGTATGGGTATTGGTATTATTGCTAGCATAGCATTTGATTCTAATCGGGATAAAAATCTTCGTTCAATTTCAGCTAGTCATTTATTTGGTACTACTATATCACGTGTAATAATTAAACAAGGTACTTATTTACGTAGTTATGTTTATTCTTTTATAAAATTATTATCTCCTAAATTAAATAGAAAATTCATTAATAAAATTTTAAATAATTAA
- a CDS encoding nitrite/sulfite reductase, translating to MYHYDKYDHQLVKERVIQYRDQVRRRLSNELSEEEFIVLRLQNGLYLQRYAYMLRIAIPYGMLSSKQMRMLSYIAKKYDRNYGHFTTRQNIQFNWIKLKESPDILENLASVEMHAIQTSGNCIRNITSDELSGVSFDEIIDTRPYAEILRQWSTFHPEFAYLPRKFKISISGSQEDRAAIFVHDIGLRAIKNKLGKIGFCVIVGGGMGRTPIIGQIICKFLPWKHILTYIEAILRIYNQYGRRDNIYKSRIKILLKSIGIENFQFQVNEEWKNIKNGPSTLTLEELKRVKKYFITPKYKTLPKNSIILKEKCKHNKEFENWVHQNTKEHKINGYIIVILSLKRINMAPGDITSEQMNFVANLADHYSFSELRVTHTQNIVLSDVTKDNLFNLWTEIKQYGLSESNINLLTDIICCPGGDFCSLANTKSLPIAKNIMKYFSKDDQRNIGKISLNISGCINSCGHHHIGNIGILGLNKNGNEYFQILIGGSQGNKLNFGKIIGPSFSADQVPDIINRILKVYLRYRIKNEYFINTVKRIGITLFKENVYKNI from the coding sequence ATGTATCATTATGATAAATATGATCATCAATTAGTGAAAGAGCGTGTTATTCAATATCGTGATCAAGTACGCCGTAGATTATCTAATGAATTGTCTGAAGAAGAATTTATTGTCCTTCGTTTGCAAAATGGTTTATATTTACAGCGTTACGCATATATGTTAAGAATTGCCATTCCATATGGGATGTTATCATCGAAACAGATGCGTATGCTTAGTTATATTGCTAAAAAATACGATCGTAATTATGGTCATTTTACTACAAGACAAAATATTCAATTTAACTGGATTAAACTAAAAGAATCTCCAGATATTTTAGAAAATTTAGCAAGCGTTGAAATGCATGCTATTCAAACTTCAGGAAACTGTATTCGTAATATTACGTCAGATGAATTATCTGGTGTTTCATTTGATGAAATTATTGACACTCGTCCTTACGCTGAAATTCTAAGACAATGGAGTACTTTTCATCCAGAATTTGCCTATCTTCCTCGTAAATTTAAAATTTCTATTAGCGGGTCCCAAGAAGATCGTGCTGCTATTTTTGTACATGACATTGGTTTACGTGCTATAAAAAATAAACTTGGAAAGATTGGTTTTTGTGTAATAGTTGGCGGAGGTATGGGACGAACTCCTATTATTGGTCAGATTATTTGTAAATTTTTACCATGGAAACATATATTAACTTATATTGAAGCAATTTTGCGTATTTATAATCAATATGGTCGTCGTGATAACATTTATAAATCACGTATTAAGATTTTATTAAAATCAATCGGAATTGAAAATTTTCAGTTTCAAGTTAATGAAGAATGGAAAAATATTAAAAATGGACCATCAACGCTTACATTAGAAGAATTAAAAAGAGTAAAAAAATATTTTATTACTCCTAAATACAAAACACTTCCAAAAAACAGTATTATTCTCAAAGAAAAATGTAAGCATAATAAAGAATTTGAAAATTGGGTTCATCAAAATACTAAAGAACACAAAATTAATGGTTATATAATAGTTATCTTATCTCTAAAAAGAATTAATATGGCTCCAGGAGATATAACTAGCGAACAAATGAATTTTGTTGCAAATTTAGCAGATCATTATAGTTTTTCTGAATTACGTGTTACACATACACAAAATATTGTATTAAGTGATGTCACAAAAGATAATTTATTTAATTTATGGACCGAAATAAAACAATATGGATTAAGTGAATCAAATATTAATTTATTAACTGATATTATATGCTGCCCTGGTGGAGATTTTTGTTCATTAGCTAATACTAAATCACTACCAATAGCAAAAAATATTATGAAATATTTTAGTAAAGATGATCAAAGAAATATCGGAAAAATTTCATTAAATATTTCTGGATGTATAAATTCTTGTGGGCATCATCATATTGGAAATATTGGTATTCTTGGTTTAAATAAAAACGGAAATGAATATTTTCAAATATTAATTGGCGGTTCTCAAGGAAATAAACTTAATTTTGGAAAAATAATTGGACCATCTTTTTCTGCGGATCAAGTTCCAGATATTATTAATCGTATTTTAAAAGTTTATTTACGGTATCGGATAAAAAATGAATATTTTATAAATACCGTAAAACGTATCGGAATAACTTTATTTAAAGAAAATGTATATAAAAATATATAA
- a CDS encoding DUF934 domain-containing protein has protein sequence MCKIIKNDTIVNDNWKMLYENDFIEENVKLLEDHVIVPFKFLKKYLKFNSNNNLNIGIWINSDEYSEELKCVLKKNPKQFKVIAINFIKFTDGRGYSIAYNLRMKFNYTGELRAIGDVLQDQLFYMKRVGFNSFVIRHDKNINSALHGLNIFSEKYQTSADEKIPLFRRVNRLF, from the coding sequence ATGTGTAAAATAATTAAAAATGATACTATTGTTAATGATAATTGGAAAATGCTTTATGAAAATGATTTTATAGAAGAAAATGTAAAATTATTAGAAGATCATGTTATAGTTCCATTTAAGTTTTTAAAAAAATATTTAAAATTTAATTCTAATAATAATCTTAATATTGGTATTTGGATTAATAGCGATGAATATTCAGAAGAACTTAAATGTGTTTTAAAAAAAAATCCAAAACAATTTAAAGTAATTGCAATTAATTTTATAAAATTTACTGATGGAAGAGGTTATTCAATTGCATATAATTTACGTATGAAATTTAATTATACTGGAGAGCTTCGTGCAATAGGTGACGTATTACAAGATCAACTTTTTTATATGAAAAGAGTTGGTTTTAATTCATTTGTTATACGTCATGATAAAAACATTAATTCTGCATTACATGGTTTAAATATATTTTCAGAAAAATATCAAACATCTGCTGATGAAAAAATACCGTTATTTCGACGAGTAAATCGCTTATTTTAG
- a CDS encoding phosphoadenylyl-sulfate reductase, whose translation MNIVNFRLNSFVKTVLDALNNIVTDYKPAVFASSLAAEDMVLTDLILRNNFDINIFTLNTGRLHSETLNMLNKIYLTYKYKIKVYYPLNSEVNNYIFKNGINAFYDSVQMRKKCCYIRKVKPLKKALIGNKSWITGQRRTQSITRSNLVLKEKDIIHNGIIKFNPLYNWLEKDIWNYINTYNVPYNTLYDNGYLSIGCEPCTRPTEKGKDIRSGRWWWENSNIKECGLHVLDGKLIRIKSQKGI comes from the coding sequence ATGAATATTGTTAATTTTAGACTTAATTCTTTTGTTAAAACTGTTTTAGATGCTTTAAATAATATTGTAACAGATTATAAACCAGCTGTTTTTGCATCAAGTTTAGCAGCAGAAGATATGGTACTAACAGATTTAATTCTTCGTAATAATTTTGATATTAATATTTTTACATTAAATACTGGTCGTTTACATTCTGAAACTCTTAATATGCTTAATAAAATTTATTTAACTTATAAATATAAAATTAAAGTATATTATCCCTTAAATTCTGAAGTTAATAATTATATTTTTAAAAATGGTATAAATGCATTTTATGATAGCGTACAAATGCGTAAAAAATGTTGTTATATACGTAAAGTAAAACCATTGAAAAAAGCTTTAATTGGTAATAAATCCTGGATAACTGGACAGAGGCGTACTCAATCTATAACTCGAAGTAATTTAGTATTAAAAGAAAAAGATATTATTCATAATGGAATAATTAAATTTAATCCTCTTTATAATTGGTTAGAAAAAGATATTTGGAATTATATTAATACCTACAATGTTCCATATAATACTTTATATGATAATGGATATTTATCTATTGGTTGTGAACCATGTACTCGTCCCACTGAGAAAGGAAAAGATATCCGTTCTGGAAGATGGTGGTGGGAAAATTCAAATATAAAAGAATGCGGATTGCATGTATTAGATGGAAAGTTAATTCGTATAAAGTCACAAAAAGGAATTTAG
- the cysD gene encoding sulfate adenylyltransferase subunit CysD has protein sequence MNNFKNDIFYKNNLNNLYLDWLESEAIHIMREVSAECNNPVLLFSGGKDSVVLLRLAEKAFRPSRFPFPMVHIDTGHNFPEVISFRDNCISKLGETLIVRSVEDSIMKGTVRLRKPNTDSRNAAQSITLLETIKEFKFDACIGGARRDEEKARAKERIFSFRDKFGQWNPKSQRPELWNLYNTRVHPGENIRVFPISNWTELDIWQYIEREKIILPSLYFAHKRKIIKRKGLLIPFTNLTPAHPGEIIENLMVRFRTVGDILCTCPILSNATTVEDIIKEISVTQITERGATRIDDQNSEASMEKRKKTGYF, from the coding sequence ATGAATAATTTTAAAAATGATATTTTTTATAAAAATAATTTAAATAATTTATATCTTGATTGGTTAGAATCTGAAGCTATTCATATTATGAGAGAAGTCTCAGCTGAATGTAACAATCCGGTATTACTTTTTTCAGGAGGAAAAGATTCAGTAGTATTATTACGCTTAGCAGAAAAAGCATTTAGACCTAGTCGTTTTCCATTTCCAATGGTTCATATTGATACTGGACATAATTTTCCAGAAGTAATTTCATTTAGAGATAACTGTATTTCAAAATTAGGTGAGACATTAATTGTTAGATCAGTAGAAGACTCTATAATGAAAGGAACTGTTAGATTACGAAAACCAAATACTGATTCTAGAAATGCCGCACAATCTATTACTCTCTTAGAAACAATTAAAGAATTTAAATTTGATGCTTGTATAGGTGGCGCACGTCGTGATGAAGAAAAAGCTCGCGCTAAAGAACGTATATTTTCATTTCGTGATAAATTTGGTCAATGGAATCCTAAATCGCAACGCCCGGAATTATGGAATTTATATAATACTCGAGTCCATCCCGGAGAAAACATACGTGTTTTTCCAATTTCCAACTGGACAGAATTGGATATTTGGCAATATATTGAACGTGAAAAAATAATATTACCTAGTCTTTATTTTGCACATAAAAGAAAAATTATTAAGCGTAAAGGATTATTAATCCCTTTTACAAATTTAACACCAGCTCATCCAGGGGAAATTATTGAAAACTTAATGGTAAGATTTCGTACTGTTGGTGATATTTTATGTACATGTCCAATATTATCTAATGCAACTACAGTCGAAGACATTATTAAAGAAATATCTGTTACACAAATCACTGAGCGTGGTGCCACAAGAATAGATGATCAAAATTCTGAAGCATCTATGGAAAAAAGAAAAAAAACTGGTTATTTTTAA